Within the Leptogranulimonas caecicola genome, the region GTCAGGAGAGAGCGATGACCTCGGAGCATTGCGTGCTCCAGATGGCCGACGCCTGCTCGGGCCATTGCGATACCTGCGGCCTTCGCGCCCAGAAGCTCTACCTCAAGAACATCGATGGCCGCGCGCTGCCGGTCACCACCGACCTTCAGGGCCGCTCCCGCATCTATTGGGACCAGCCGCTGGATGCGGTCCCCAAGCTGCGCGAGCTTCTGGGTGCAGGGCTCACTCGCTTTATGGTGGACGCCACCCTTTTAGATGCCCAGAAAACCGCGGCCTCGGTGTCTCGCCTTCGCGAGGCCTTGGAGGCGGTGGCAACCGGTGCACCTCTGCCTGCCCCGGAAGCCGGGTCTAGCTTGGGCCATCTGTTCTCTCCGGTAGAGTAAGGGCTGCCGCCGCAATGCCGCTTTCGGCTTGAGGCCCTTTTTTCTGCCGGCCGTGAATAAGAGGTGGCGATGGAAGGGCTTCTCGGCAGCTTTTGAGAGTTGCCAAGACCCTGTGGGTATGGTGAGGGAAGGTGGGTTTGCATGGGTTCATGGTGCATACTTGCCAAAGGCAGCTTTCAGGCTGCGACTTGACATACGATCGCTCTTGGAGTTTCGAGAGCTGGAAAGGAGCCACTCATGGCTGTGGATGAAGAGCTGTTGGAGCGTGTGCTCGACGCGGTGCGCCCGAGCCTTCAGGCAGACGGCGGCGACTGCGAGTTGGTGGCCGTCGATGACGATGGCGTGGTTTCGCTGGAGCTTACCGGCGCCTGCGCTGGGTGCGCACTCTCTAACATGACCCTGTCGATGGGCATCGAGCGTGTGCTTAAAGAGCATGTGCCTGGCGTGACTGCGGTCCGTGCAGTCTAGGCGCCCGCGCACTTTCGCGGCGCGCAAGGGACGTCTTGTGAAAAGTCACGTATTGGCAGGTTGTTAGAGGAGGCGGCGTGCTCTCACGCACCGATCCCAAGCGCGCACCGTTGTCGGTGAAGCGCAATATGGTGTGGAACAGCGTTGGCTCCTTTGGCAACCTGCTCTGTGCCTGGCTCATCACGGTGTTCGTGATGCGGCTTTCGGCTACCTACGACGCTCCAGGCGTCTATTCTTACGTGGTGTCTGTCTATGCGATCTTCTCGTCTTTGGTGGACTACCGCCTCTACATGTATCAAATTGGCGATCTTCACGGCGAGAACAGCCTGGGCGAGTATTTTGCGCTGCGACTCATCACCTCGGGGATCGCTCTGGTGCTCATCGCCGTTTACTCGCTGGCTACCAGCGCCCCAGACCTTTTGATCCCCATCGTTTTCTATTCGCTCTACAAGATCGCGGGCACCATCCTAGATTGTTTTCACGCCTTGGAGCAGCGAGAAAAGCGCATGGACTACATTGGCATCTCCTACGCCATCCAAGGCGTGGTGTCGCTGGCGGCCTTTGTGGCGGTCTTTGCTGCTACCCAAAACCTCTCGCTTACCCTGTTCGCCATGTTTGTGGTCACGGTAATAGTGGGCATCGTCTACGACTTGCCTCGAGTGCGCTACTTCGAGGAGTTCAAACCTCGTATTAGCACCGCTAAAGCCAGAGAGCTTCTGGTGCGTTGCGCCCCGGCGGTGTTGGCGTTTATGGCTATCTCGGGTGCCACCTCGATCCCTCGCCAGTACCTCATGAACGCTCAAGGTGAAGCTGCGCTTGGCGTGTATGGAACCATGGTAGCACCGGTGGCTATCGTGCAAACCGGTGCAGGCTTTGTGTACAACCCGCTTCTGACCTACTTCAAAGAGATCTATGAGCGTCGCGATCGCCGCTCCTTTATAAAGCTCATGGGACTCACCCTGGCAGCCATCGTGGTCATTGGCATCCTATGCCTCATTGGCGTGCAGCTTTTGGGCGCGTTTCTCTACGGGCTCATCTATGGCGATCGCATTTTGGAATACCTCTATCTGCTGCCGCCTATGGTAATCGCTGCGTTGGCCATTGCCTATATGGGCTTTCTCAACAGCCTTGAAACTGTGTTCTACGATTTCAAGTCCACCTTTGTGGGCGGCGTGGTGGCTCTGGCAGCGGCTCTGGTCACCATGGTGCCCCTGGTGAACGTCTTTGGGCTCAATGGCGTCACCTACTGTTCCATCATCTCATCGCTGGCTTCTACCTTAGTGATGCTGGGTTTCTTAGCCCACGAGCTCAAAGGGCACTTTGCCTCCGACGACAGCCTGACTCACTTGGAGGCGGCCCTTTCAGAGGCGCCGTCAGAGCCAGAGGCTCCTTTGCACCCCAAGGATTGCAGCTCCAAGGAGGATTGCGGCTCCAAAGCAGTCAAATACTCCAAAGAGTGCGAAGAGCCTATTGAGAGGTAGGGCTTAAGGAGGGCAGCGGTTTCTCGGTAAGGTAGGCTTAAGAGGTTAGCTAGGCGAGGATGCAAGGAAAGGTGGAGTCATGGTCCTCTCGGATCGAGACATCAAGCGCGAGATGGAGCAGGGACGCATCGTGATCGAGCCACTCCAGATCAAAGATGTGCAGCCGGCTTCTGTGGATGTGCGCTTAGGATCCAACTTTCGCATCTTTCGCAATTCCATTCATACC harbors:
- a CDS encoding NifU family protein — its product is MAVDEELLERVLDAVRPSLQADGGDCELVAVDDDGVVSLELTGACAGCALSNMTLSMGIERVLKEHVPGVTAVRAV
- a CDS encoding lipopolysaccharide biosynthesis protein, which gives rise to MLSRTDPKRAPLSVKRNMVWNSVGSFGNLLCAWLITVFVMRLSATYDAPGVYSYVVSVYAIFSSLVDYRLYMYQIGDLHGENSLGEYFALRLITSGIALVLIAVYSLATSAPDLLIPIVFYSLYKIAGTILDCFHALEQREKRMDYIGISYAIQGVVSLAAFVAVFAATQNLSLTLFAMFVVTVIVGIVYDLPRVRYFEEFKPRISTAKARELLVRCAPAVLAFMAISGATSIPRQYLMNAQGEAALGVYGTMVAPVAIVQTGAGFVYNPLLTYFKEIYERRDRRSFIKLMGLTLAAIVVIGILCLIGVQLLGAFLYGLIYGDRILEYLYLLPPMVIAALAIAYMGFLNSLETVFYDFKSTFVGGVVALAAALVTMVPLVNVFGLNGVTYCSIISSLASTLVMLGFLAHELKGHFASDDSLTHLEAALSEAPSEPEAPLHPKDCSSKEDCGSKAVKYSKECEEPIER